A single region of the Methylocystis echinoides genome encodes:
- a CDS encoding GDSL-type esterase/lipase family protein, producing the protein MSGGMRLIIALLTCALGAVASLDAAQAGRLKRVLIFGDSLTSGFDLPEGAGFAWALRRHLAQRGRSDALVMNTSRAGDDTAIGVDRIPLAFSAGADVVIVELGGNDMLGDVDPGVVYRNLEKIVHHSKRVGARVILTGMVSLPKRDPSYKKRFDAVFPTLAAREKVPLYPFFLDGAFGNPRMMLEDGEHPNAAGSDYIASRLAPLVAREMNAVDRRAHGHYGYAGR; encoded by the coding sequence ATGAGCGGCGGCATGCGGCTAATCATCGCCCTTCTCACTTGCGCCCTCGGCGCTGTCGCGTCTCTCGACGCCGCGCAGGCGGGGCGCCTCAAGCGCGTGCTCATCTTCGGCGACAGCCTGACGTCCGGCTTCGACCTTCCGGAGGGCGCGGGCTTCGCCTGGGCGCTGCGGCGACATCTTGCGCAGCGCGGGCGCAGCGACGCGCTGGTCATGAACACGTCGCGCGCCGGCGACGACACGGCGATCGGCGTCGACCGCATTCCGCTGGCCTTCAGCGCCGGCGCCGATGTCGTCATCGTCGAACTCGGCGGCAATGACATGCTCGGCGACGTCGACCCCGGCGTCGTCTATCGCAATCTCGAAAAGATCGTCCACCACAGCAAGCGCGTGGGCGCGCGGGTGATCCTGACCGGCATGGTGTCCCTGCCCAAGCGCGATCCGTCCTACAAGAAGCGTTTCGACGCCGTCTTTCCGACGCTGGCGGCCCGCGAGAAGGTGCCGCTCTATCCCTTCTTCCTCGACGGCGCCTTCGGCAATCCGCGCATGATGCTGGAGGACGGCGAGCATCCCAATGCGGCGGGCTCCGATTACATCGCCTCGCGCCTTGCGCCGCTCGTCGCGCGTGAAATGAACGCCGTTGATCGCCGCGCCCACGGGCATTACGGCTACGCCGGACGCTGA
- a CDS encoding bifunctional riboflavin kinase/FAD synthetase, producing the protein MASPFIVARDPEAPPAGLEGAVVAIGNFDGLHRGHRGVVARAQALAKKLGKPCALLTFEPHPADIFAGRPVIFRLTPPQAKAAQAARLGLDGMIVLSFNRDFAARPAVNFTQEILARRLGVSAVVAGYDFRFGAGRAGDADFLRAEGARLGFAVEIVDRITQDEEGSLDAVSSTATREALEKGDVALARRLLGHPYFVRGLVRHGDKRGRLLGFPTANIALDPSNRLRHGIYAVTMAVDGVLRDGVANFGRRPTFDNGPPLLEVFVFDFSGDLYGKEVEVAFHGFIRGEEKFDSVEALIAQMEDDSAKAREMLKGW; encoded by the coding sequence ATGGCCTCCCCCTTCATCGTCGCCCGCGATCCTGAGGCGCCGCCCGCCGGTCTCGAGGGCGCCGTGGTCGCCATCGGCAATTTCGACGGGCTGCATCGCGGCCACCGCGGCGTCGTCGCGCGCGCCCAGGCGCTGGCGAAAAAGCTGGGCAAGCCCTGCGCGCTGCTCACCTTCGAGCCGCATCCCGCCGATATTTTCGCCGGCCGTCCGGTGATCTTCCGTCTCACCCCGCCGCAGGCCAAGGCGGCGCAGGCGGCCCGCCTCGGGCTCGACGGCATGATCGTCCTCTCGTTCAACCGCGATTTCGCCGCCCGGCCGGCGGTGAATTTCACGCAGGAAATTCTGGCCAGGCGGCTCGGCGTTTCGGCGGTGGTCGCCGGCTATGATTTCCGCTTCGGCGCCGGCCGCGCCGGCGACGCCGATTTTCTGCGCGCGGAAGGCGCGCGTCTCGGCTTTGCGGTCGAGATCGTCGATCGCATCACGCAGGACGAGGAGGGGAGCCTCGACGCCGTCTCCTCCACGGCGACGCGCGAGGCGCTGGAAAAGGGCGATGTGGCGCTGGCCCGGCGTCTGCTTGGCCATCCCTATTTCGTGCGCGGCCTGGTGCGCCATGGCGACAAGCGCGGCCGCCTGCTTGGCTTCCCCACGGCCAATATCGCGCTCGATCCATCCAATCGGCTGCGTCATGGCATTTACGCCGTGACCATGGCGGTCGACGGCGTCCTGCGCGACGGCGTCGCCAATTTCGGCCGTCGCCCGACCTTCGACAATGGCCCGCCGCTGCTCGAGGTGTTCGTCTTCGATTTCTCGGGCGATCTCTACGGCAAGGAGGTCGAGGTCGCCTTTCACGGCTTCATCCGCGGCGAAGAGAAATTCGACAGCGTCGAGGCGCTGATCGCCCAGATGGAGGACGACAGCGCAAAAGCGCGGGAGATGCTGAAGGGGTGGTAG
- a CDS encoding MaoC family dehydratase, translating into MSTPFKIYYFEDLSVGMRETLMKAVMDDDVIAFADLSGDRNPIHLSDHFASKTRFGERIVHGLYTASLISTVIGMYLPGPGAVYLSQTLNFRAPVKIGDVITVVVEVVELVEKGRRAKLKCECLVDSKVVLDGEATVMVPSREQAARVAAPVEKPATA; encoded by the coding sequence ATGTCGACGCCCTTCAAAATCTATTATTTCGAAGATCTGAGCGTCGGCATGCGCGAGACGCTGATGAAGGCGGTGATGGACGATGACGTGATCGCCTTCGCCGATCTCTCGGGCGACCGCAATCCGATCCATCTTTCGGATCATTTCGCCTCCAAGACGCGCTTCGGCGAGCGCATCGTGCACGGCCTCTACACCGCCTCGCTGATCTCGACCGTCATCGGCATGTATCTGCCGGGCCCGGGCGCGGTCTATCTGTCGCAGACGCTGAATTTCCGCGCGCCGGTGAAGATCGGCGACGTCATCACCGTCGTCGTCGAAGTGGTCGAGCTCGTCGAGAAAGGCCGCCGCGCCAAGCTCAAATGCGAGTGCCTGGTCGACAGCAAGGTGGTGCTCGACGGCGAGGCCACGGTGATGGTTCCCTCGCGCGAACAGGCCGCGCGCGTCGCCGCGCCCGTGGAGAAACCGGCGACGGCGTGA
- a CDS encoding TIGR01459 family HAD-type hydrolase yields MSEVACVPEIAGLHDLAGRYDAILCDVWGVLIDGKKHFPQAAAALKTFRDRGGKVVLVTNASRPDAEVRRQLLGLGLPADAFDDLVSAGELTLADMVARKGQAVYHLGPPRDNGLFEEAARRLGAPLRKVGPEAADYVVCTGLFEEKAEIPQDYDERLAALKARDLTMLCANPDIVVAIGDDVVYCAGALAERYAAMGGDVLMFGKPHAPIYDAARARLARLTGAPVPDSRIVAIGDGALTDLAGAGRAGLDCVFITDGVHGEELRPGGAGVDGAALARLIAVAGARPVALARAIFW; encoded by the coding sequence TTGAGCGAAGTCGCGTGCGTCCCCGAAATCGCCGGTCTTCACGATCTCGCCGGCCGCTATGACGCGATCCTCTGCGACGTCTGGGGCGTGCTGATCGACGGCAAGAAGCATTTCCCGCAGGCGGCGGCGGCGCTGAAGACGTTCCGCGACCGGGGCGGCAAGGTCGTGCTCGTCACCAACGCCTCGCGTCCCGACGCCGAGGTGCGCCGGCAGCTGCTCGGCCTTGGCCTGCCGGCAGACGCCTTCGACGATCTCGTTTCGGCGGGCGAGCTGACGCTCGCCGACATGGTCGCCCGCAAGGGGCAGGCCGTCTATCATCTGGGTCCGCCGCGCGACAATGGCCTGTTTGAGGAGGCCGCGCGCCGTCTCGGCGCGCCGCTTCGCAAGGTCGGGCCGGAGGCCGCGGATTACGTCGTCTGCACGGGGCTCTTCGAGGAGAAGGCCGAAATCCCGCAGGATTATGACGAACGGCTCGCGGCGCTGAAGGCGCGCGACCTCACCATGCTCTGCGCCAATCCCGACATCGTCGTGGCCATTGGCGACGACGTGGTCTACTGCGCCGGCGCGCTGGCCGAGCGCTACGCCGCCATGGGCGGCGACGTCTTGATGTTCGGCAAGCCGCACGCGCCGATCTACGACGCCGCCCGCGCGCGTCTCGCGCGGTTGACCGGCGCGCCGGTGCCCGACTCCCGCATCGTGGCCATTGGCGATGGCGCCCTCACGGATCTCGCCGGCGCCGGCCGGGCCGGGCTCGACTGCGTGTTCATCACGGACGGCGTGCATGGCGAGGAGCTGCGTCCGGGCGGCGCCGGCGTCGACGGGGCGGCGCTGGCGCGGCTGATCGCGGTCGCCGGGGCGCGGCCCGTCGCTTTGGCCCGCGCAATTTTCTGGTAA
- a CDS encoding carbonic anhydrase — translation MQADDSNTPGDLPPHLIEGYKVFLAGRFRSEQARFRNLSIKGQRPTTMVIGCCDSRVAPEAIFDAGPGELFVLRNVAALVPPYEPDDHFHGASAALEYAIMALEVEHIVVLGHAQCGGVRAFADITANPDTPRLSHSDFIGDWIKMLAPAMERLGGAVDPENPAYLQQLEFEAIKLTLSHLRSFPMVQVLERRGYLHLHAAYFGVSDGRLLALDEASGEFRPIAEGAHAAALQESRL, via the coding sequence ATGCAAGCTGACGACAGCAATACGCCCGGCGATCTTCCGCCCCATCTGATCGAAGGCTACAAGGTGTTTCTCGCCGGCCGTTTCCGCTCGGAGCAGGCGCGTTTCAGGAATTTGTCGATCAAGGGCCAGCGGCCGACGACCATGGTGATCGGCTGCTGCGACTCGCGCGTCGCGCCGGAGGCGATCTTCGACGCCGGCCCCGGCGAGCTCTTCGTGCTGCGAAATGTCGCGGCGCTGGTGCCGCCCTATGAACCGGACGACCATTTCCACGGCGCCTCCGCCGCGCTCGAATACGCCATCATGGCGCTCGAGGTCGAGCACATCGTCGTGCTGGGTCACGCCCAGTGCGGCGGCGTGCGCGCCTTCGCCGACATCACCGCCAATCCCGACACGCCGCGGCTCTCGCACAGCGATTTCATCGGCGACTGGATCAAGATGCTCGCCCCCGCCATGGAGCGGCTTGGCGGCGCGGTCGATCCGGAAAATCCGGCCTATCTGCAACAGCTCGAATTCGAGGCGATCAAGCTGACACTGTCGCATCTGCGCAGCTTCCCCATGGTGCAGGTGCTGGAGCGGCGCGGCTATCTGCATCTCCATGCGGCCTATTTTGGCGTCTCCGACGGACGCCTGCTGGCGCTCGACGAGGCTTCCGGCGAGTTTCGCCCCATTGCCGAAGGCGCGCACGCGGCCGCGCTCCAGGAGTCCCGCCTTTGA
- a CDS encoding HpcH/HpaI aldolase/citrate lyase family protein has protein sequence MISKLKRSVLAMPGSNARALEKGKSLPADVLMFELEDGVAEPAKETARAQVAAAVANGGYGARQIVVRVNARGSEWYKADVAAVAPTGPDAIVIPKVNSRDDILKAAADIIAAGAPLKTRLWAMIETPRAIFDIERIASAADDPSSRLEVLVLGPNDIAKSTRARLTPGRAALVPWLSAGVLAARVHDIEIIDGIYNDFNDEAGLRREAEQGRDMGFDGKMLIHPSQIGPVNAIFAPSAEEVDFARRIIAIFDEPENLEKGVVQIDGKMVERLHLDIARRTLALMAAAG, from the coding sequence ATGATTTCCAAACTGAAGCGCAGCGTTCTCGCCATGCCGGGCTCCAACGCGCGCGCGCTGGAAAAGGGCAAGAGCCTGCCTGCCGACGTTCTGATGTTCGAGCTCGAGGACGGCGTCGCCGAGCCGGCCAAGGAGACCGCCCGGGCGCAGGTCGCCGCCGCCGTGGCCAATGGCGGCTATGGCGCGCGCCAGATCGTCGTGCGCGTCAATGCGCGCGGCTCCGAATGGTACAAGGCGGATGTCGCCGCCGTCGCGCCGACCGGCCCCGACGCCATCGTGATCCCCAAGGTCAACTCCCGCGACGATATTCTCAAGGCCGCCGCCGACATCATCGCGGCCGGGGCGCCGCTGAAGACGCGGCTGTGGGCGATGATCGAGACGCCGCGCGCCATCTTCGACATCGAGAGGATCGCCAGCGCCGCCGACGATCCGTCCTCGCGGCTCGAAGTTCTGGTGCTCGGCCCCAACGACATCGCCAAATCGACCCGCGCCCGCCTCACCCCCGGTCGCGCCGCGCTCGTGCCCTGGCTTTCGGCCGGCGTGCTCGCCGCCCGCGTGCACGACATCGAGATCATCGACGGCATCTACAACGACTTCAACGACGAGGCCGGACTGCGCCGCGAGGCCGAACAGGGCCGCGACATGGGCTTCGACGGCAAGATGCTCATCCATCCGAGCCAGATCGGCCCGGTGAACGCCATCTTCGCGCCCTCGGCGGAAGAGGTGGATTTCGCCCGCAGGATCATCGCGATCTTCGACGAGCCGGAAAATCTCGAAAAGGGCGTCGTGCAGATCGACGGCAAGATGGTGGAGCGCCTGCATCTCGACATCGCCCGCCGCACGCTGGCGCTGATGGCGGCGGCCGGCTGA
- a CDS encoding COG4223 family protein: MAAPQPEKSDQATKASSPATGGDGPKPGAAATPNASKPNAAKPVRRAGSLVSRLFFSLVILLMLLGVAGYGALLLRDTDPRIRVAADYVDEGVTQARGLIAGLTGAAPTAEPPRGGVRPTLEKAPLTPQEPGAEPEKSAEAPAPEAPAPDAPAKNAEAKNAEAEIAEAKPAEVKPDEPKAPEARPVEPKAAESKPAEPAPEVKPVEAAPPVAAAAPAPAPVAKAESRDADGFSDRDLINALEGRLDALSDELRGLREKLDAPKNETRAAPVAETPKPAASSDAAAAAVVLAFALQRELEAGRPYAAEIAAFARLGTEPAPAPVLVELAEKGAPTGPALREAFLPLAKKLRAHESHADSGALTDHLLQGASKLVKVRPTGEAQPETLDGKIDRLEAALGHNDFDAAARLFDSLPEEARTDAADFGARLRQRQEAAKAADELLSGVIAALGKK; this comes from the coding sequence ATGGCGGCGCCTCAACCCGAGAAGAGCGATCAGGCCACAAAGGCCAGCAGCCCGGCGACGGGCGGCGACGGCCCCAAGCCCGGCGCAGCCGCCACGCCCAACGCCTCCAAGCCCAATGCGGCCAAACCCGTCCGCCGGGCCGGGAGCCTGGTCTCGCGGCTGTTCTTTTCGCTTGTCATCCTGCTGATGCTGCTCGGCGTCGCGGGCTATGGCGCGCTGCTGCTGCGTGACACGGACCCGCGCATCCGCGTCGCGGCGGATTATGTCGACGAGGGCGTGACGCAGGCGAGGGGGCTCATCGCCGGTCTGACTGGCGCAGCCCCGACAGCAGAGCCGCCGCGCGGCGGCGTGCGTCCCACGCTCGAAAAGGCGCCCCTGACTCCGCAGGAGCCCGGCGCCGAGCCGGAGAAATCCGCCGAAGCGCCTGCCCCTGAAGCCCCTGCCCCTGACGCGCCGGCCAAAAACGCCGAAGCCAAAAACGCCGAAGCGGAGATTGCCGAGGCGAAGCCCGCGGAAGTCAAACCGGACGAGCCGAAAGCCCCCGAAGCCAGACCGGTTGAGCCCAAGGCCGCCGAAAGCAAGCCCGCGGAGCCCGCGCCCGAGGTCAAGCCCGTGGAAGCCGCGCCGCCTGTCGCCGCCGCCGCCCCTGCGCCGGCCCCCGTCGCGAAGGCCGAGAGCCGCGACGCCGACGGCTTCAGCGACCGCGACCTGATCAACGCCCTCGAGGGGCGCCTCGACGCGCTGTCGGACGAATTGCGCGGCCTGCGCGAAAAGCTCGACGCGCCCAAGAACGAAACCCGCGCCGCCCCCGTCGCCGAGACGCCGAAGCCGGCCGCAAGCTCAGACGCCGCCGCGGCGGCGGTGGTTCTGGCCTTCGCGCTCCAGCGCGAACTGGAGGCGGGCCGGCCCTATGCGGCCGAGATCGCGGCCTTCGCGCGTCTGGGGACCGAGCCGGCGCCCGCCCCCGTTCTGGTCGAACTCGCCGAAAAGGGCGCCCCCACCGGGCCGGCGCTGCGCGAGGCCTTTCTGCCGCTCGCCAAGAAGCTGCGCGCCCATGAGAGCCACGCCGACTCCGGCGCGCTGACCGACCACCTGCTTCAGGGCGCCAGCAAGCTGGTGAAAGTGCGGCCCACGGGAGAGGCGCAGCCGGAAACGCTCGACGGCAAGATCGACCGGCTGGAGGCCGCGCTCGGCCACAATGACTTCGACGCGGCGGCGCGCCTCTTCGACAGCCTGCCGGAGGAGGCGCGGACAGACGCCGCCGATTTCGGCGCGCGGCTGCGTCAGCGTCAGGAGGCGGCGAAGGCCGCCGACGAATTGCTCAGCGGCGTCATCGCCGCCCTCGGCAAGAAATAA
- a CDS encoding heme biosynthesis protein HemY has translation MLFLFFFLIALAAASYGVVWLADQPGSLTLEFAGQHIETSIPVAIGGLLLLIAAIILVWAIIVALVRLPKRMAGGSRERRKAKGLDVLSQGLVAVGAGDLARAKKAAQLAQKLLPEEPLTQLLVAQSAQLSGDNNTAAKAFHKMTLKPETKLLGLRGLHVEAKRREDADAAHHFAAKAQDIAPLPWAGSAVLQHLAASGEWDKAREALEKSVTAKAIDLPEAQKLRAVIETAMAVQREREQPHDALHLARQALKRRPNFVPAAVTAARVLIRHGDQKQAMKLIETVFAASPHPDLVEVYLDALPGEANSQRVAGVERLARLAWSAPAARHALAEAALAARDFAKAREALAPLVAEGEHPTAHTCLLMAEIEDAENGPSGPVREWLARGSRAPRDPVWIADGVVSRHWLPLSPVTGRLDAFEWKTPPHSVHHLTEEGRPNIPIAFRSRPDRPAIEAAAQS, from the coding sequence ATGCTTTTCCTGTTCTTCTTCCTGATCGCGCTCGCCGCCGCCAGCTATGGCGTCGTCTGGCTGGCCGACCAGCCGGGGTCGCTGACGCTCGAATTCGCCGGCCAGCACATCGAAACCTCGATCCCCGTCGCGATTGGGGGCCTGCTGCTGCTCATCGCCGCGATCATTCTGGTCTGGGCCATCATCGTCGCGCTGGTGCGCCTGCCCAAGCGCATGGCCGGCGGCTCGCGCGAGCGGCGCAAGGCGAAGGGCCTCGACGTGCTGTCGCAGGGCCTCGTCGCCGTCGGCGCCGGCGATCTCGCCCGCGCCAAAAAGGCCGCGCAGCTTGCGCAGAAGCTGCTTCCCGAGGAGCCGCTGACCCAGCTTCTGGTCGCCCAGTCGGCGCAACTCTCCGGCGACAACAACACCGCCGCCAAGGCCTTCCACAAGATGACGCTGAAGCCCGAGACCAAGCTGCTCGGCCTGCGCGGCCTGCATGTGGAGGCGAAGCGCCGCGAGGACGCCGACGCCGCCCATCATTTCGCGGCCAAGGCGCAGGACATTGCGCCGCTGCCCTGGGCGGGCTCGGCCGTGCTGCAGCATCTCGCCGCCTCCGGCGAATGGGACAAGGCGCGCGAGGCGCTCGAAAAGAGCGTGACGGCCAAGGCCATTGATCTCCCCGAGGCGCAGAAGCTGCGCGCCGTCATCGAGACCGCCATGGCTGTCCAGCGTGAGCGCGAGCAGCCGCATGACGCGCTGCATCTCGCCCGGCAGGCGCTCAAGCGCCGGCCGAATTTCGTTCCGGCCGCCGTCACGGCGGCGCGGGTTTTGATCCGCCACGGCGACCAGAAACAGGCGATGAAGCTGATCGAGACGGTTTTCGCCGCCAGTCCGCATCCCGATCTCGTCGAGGTCTATCTCGACGCGCTGCCGGGCGAGGCGAACAGCCAGCGCGTCGCGGGGGTCGAACGACTCGCCCGTCTCGCCTGGTCGGCGCCGGCCGCCCGCCACGCGCTGGCGGAAGCCGCGCTCGCCGCCCGCGACTTCGCCAAGGCGCGCGAGGCGCTGGCTCCGCTCGTCGCGGAAGGCGAGCATCCGACGGCGCACACCTGCCTGCTGATGGCGGAAATCGAAGACGCCGAAAACGGCCCGTCGGGTCCGGTGCGCGAATGGCTCGCCCGCGGATCCCGCGCGCCGCGCGACCCGGTCTGGATCGCCGACGGCGTCGTCTCCCGCCACTGGCTGCCGCTCTCGCCGGTCACCGGCCGGCTCGACGCCTTCGAATGGAAGACGCCGCCGCATTCCGTGCATCATCTGACCGAAGAGGGCCGGCCGAACATTCCGATCGCCTTCCGGTCGCGGCCGGACCGACCGGCGATCGAGGCGGCGGCGCAGTCCTAG
- a CDS encoding Smr/MutS family protein, whose amino-acid sequence MSDTPRYIRRLTHAEAELWEIVTASVTPYRQRPPTAPAEAAPPAKPPAPLREAGRTPAPVAPRDRPAPPPPPTPLTEIDHRTRVKIKRGRLDVDAKLDLHGLRQDEAQRALSAFLRRAQADGAKIAIVVTGKGLSREEGGVLRRVVPMWLQAPHLRDVVVGFGEAARHHGGEGALYVRIRRSDRLRGR is encoded by the coding sequence GTGAGCGACACGCCCCGCTATATCCGCCGCCTCACTCATGCCGAGGCCGAGCTGTGGGAGATCGTGACGGCGAGCGTCACGCCCTACCGCCAGCGCCCGCCGACGGCGCCGGCCGAAGCCGCGCCACCCGCCAAGCCGCCCGCGCCCCTGCGTGAAGCGGGCCGGACGCCCGCGCCGGTCGCCCCGCGCGACCGCCCCGCGCCGCCGCCGCCGCCCACCCCCCTCACCGAGATCGACCACCGCACCCGCGTCAAGATCAAGCGCGGGCGCCTCGACGTCGACGCCAAGCTCGATCTGCATGGCCTGCGTCAGGACGAGGCGCAGCGCGCGCTGTCGGCCTTTCTGCGCCGCGCCCAGGCGGATGGGGCGAAGATTGCGATTGTGGTGACCGGTAAGGGCCTGTCGCGCGAGGAGGGGGGCGTTCTGCGCCGGGTGGTGCCCATGTGGCTTCAGGCGCCGCATCTGCGCGACGTCGTCGTGGGATTTGGAGAGGCGGCCCGCCACCACGGCGGCGAGGGGGCGCTTTATGTCCGCATCCGCCGGTCGGATCGGCTGAGGGGGCGGTAG
- the mltA gene encoding murein transglycosylase A produces MRPPDGLAPVAFEAIEGFGGDDLDAALAVFRRSAARLLEGAPEQRPACPPPPGLLAAARAALAGDSDSGESFFRRWFSPWRLPRTGFVTAYYEPEIAARPAPGPGFETPVLSRPPDLVTLNETPLRLPSGEALTSARRLPDGRLVPYPVRRAIEVDGAAAGAAPLAYVRDPVELFFMQVQGSARLRLPDGTTRALTYDGRNGWPYTSIGRLAIERGLIAPASMSLDGLKAQLRAMGLSSDQPGRRLMHENLSYVFFRGDDSDDRRRGPIGGEGCALTPLRSIAVDRSIWSYGLPFWIATRVPWESEAETGFQRLMIAQDTGSAILGAARADLFFGAGDRAGALAGRVRHDADFTFLLPRADRAP; encoded by the coding sequence GTGCGCCCGCCGGACGGCCTCGCGCCCGTCGCCTTCGAGGCGATCGAGGGATTTGGCGGCGACGATCTCGACGCCGCCCTTGCGGTTTTCCGCCGCTCCGCCGCGCGCCTTCTCGAGGGCGCGCCGGAGCAGCGCCCCGCCTGCCCGCCCCCGCCGGGGCTCCTGGCCGCCGCCCGCGCCGCGCTCGCGGGCGACAGCGACAGCGGCGAAAGCTTTTTCCGCCGCTGGTTCTCCCCCTGGCGCCTGCCGCGAACGGGATTCGTCACAGCCTATTACGAGCCCGAGATCGCGGCGCGGCCTGCGCCCGGGCCGGGCTTCGAGACCCCCGTTCTGTCGCGCCCGCCCGATCTCGTCACCCTGAACGAAACGCCGCTGCGCCTGCCGTCGGGCGAAGCGCTGACCAGCGCGCGGCGCCTCCCCGACGGCCGCCTCGTCCCCTATCCGGTCCGCCGCGCCATCGAGGTCGACGGCGCGGCGGCGGGCGCGGCGCCGCTCGCCTATGTCCGCGATCCCGTCGAGCTGTTCTTCATGCAGGTGCAGGGGTCGGCCCGGCTGCGGCTTCCCGACGGGACGACGCGGGCCCTGACCTATGACGGGCGCAACGGCTGGCCCTATACGTCGATCGGGCGTCTCGCCATCGAGCGGGGATTGATCGCGCCGGCCAGCATGTCGCTCGACGGCCTCAAGGCGCAATTGCGCGCGATGGGCCTTTCCTCCGATCAGCCGGGCCGAAGGCTGATGCATGAAAATTTATCTTATGTATTCTTCCGCGGGGATGACTCGGACGACCGGCGACGGGGCCCGATCGGCGGCGAAGGCTGTGCGCTGACGCCGCTGCGCTCGATCGCCGTCGACCGGTCGATCTGGAGTTACGGCCTCCCTTTCTGGATCGCGACGCGCGTCCCCTGGGAGAGCGAGGCGGAGACGGGGTTCCAACGGCTGATGATCGCGCAGGATACCGGATCGGCGATTTTGGGCGCGGCGCGGGCCGATCTGTTTTTCGGCGCCGGCGACCGGGCGGGAGCGCTCGCAGGCCGCGTCCGCCATGACGCCGACTTCACCTTCCTGCTGCCGCGCGCGGACCGGGCGCCGTGA
- a CDS encoding Tim44/TimA family putative adaptor protein encodes MSPTGEPFDPSLIVFAALAIFVVWKLRAVLGVRVDREEAPPAQFRAPLRPAPLPGAPPATDVAPPPPEARWKGVIEKDSAAEPGLDAIAAADPRFDGPGFLDGARRAYEVIVTAFAKGDRDTLRPLLAKEVFDGFAGEIARREQAGDTMEIAIVAIDSALVEAARAEPRLNEITVRFAVRLMTVLKDKAGETLDGGATRPVEELWTFARDPRAADPNWKLVATRPV; translated from the coding sequence ATGTCGCCGACCGGCGAACCTTTCGACCCGTCGCTCATCGTTTTTGCGGCCCTCGCCATCTTCGTCGTCTGGAAACTTCGCGCCGTGCTCGGCGTGCGCGTCGACCGCGAGGAGGCGCCGCCGGCGCAGTTCCGCGCCCCCCTGCGGCCCGCGCCGCTTCCCGGCGCGCCGCCGGCGACCGACGTCGCCCCGCCGCCCCCCGAGGCGCGCTGGAAGGGCGTCATCGAGAAAGACAGCGCGGCCGAGCCGGGCCTCGACGCCATCGCGGCCGCCGATCCCCGTTTCGACGGGCCGGGCTTTCTCGACGGCGCGCGCCGCGCCTATGAGGTCATTGTGACCGCCTTCGCCAAAGGCGACCGCGACACGCTGCGGCCGCTGCTCGCCAAGGAAGTCTTCGATGGTTTCGCGGGAGAGATCGCCCGCCGCGAGCAGGCCGGCGACACCATGGAGATCGCTATCGTCGCCATTGATTCGGCGCTGGTCGAGGCGGCGCGCGCCGAGCCCCGGCTCAATGAGATCACCGTGCGCTTCGCGGTGCGGCTGATGACGGTGCTCAAGGACAAGGCCGGAGAGACGCTCGACGGCGGCGCGACGCGGCCGGTCGAGGAGCTATGGACCTTCGCGCGCGATCCGCGCGCCGCGGACCCCAACTGGAAGCTCGTCGCCACCCGACCCGTGTAA
- a CDS encoding FxsA family protein: MNDKTRFIGLALGLWLAFEIVAFALVLRAVGMLAAIALGLATTALGLADVKRLLSVWRARGKLRADGAMADGALQALASLLLILPGFASDVAGLALKSPSVRSAVLSRLRQRGAPRAASGPQTIDLEPHEWKHLTASGRAKRKRRAP, translated from the coding sequence GTGAACGACAAGACCAGATTCATCGGTCTGGCGCTGGGCCTTTGGCTCGCCTTCGAGATCGTGGCTTTCGCCCTCGTGCTGCGCGCCGTCGGGATGCTGGCGGCGATTGCGCTCGGGCTCGCCACCACGGCGCTGGGCCTTGCCGATGTGAAGCGTCTGCTCTCCGTCTGGCGCGCGCGCGGCAAGCTGCGGGCCGACGGCGCGATGGCCGATGGCGCCTTGCAGGCGCTCGCCTCGCTGCTGCTGATCCTGCCGGGCTTCGCCTCGGACGTCGCCGGCCTCGCGCTCAAATCGCCCTCCGTGCGGTCAGCGGTCCTTTCCCGCCTCCGTCAGCGGGGCGCGCCCCGCGCCGCCAGCGGACCGCAGACCATCGATCTCGAACCGCATGAGTGGAAACATCTGACCGCGAGCGGGCGCGCTAAACGCAAGCGGCGCGCGCCGTAA